Proteins co-encoded in one Camelus bactrianus isolate YW-2024 breed Bactrian camel chromosome 6, ASM4877302v1, whole genome shotgun sequence genomic window:
- the KBTBD13 gene encoding kelch repeat and BTB domain-containing protein 13, producing MPRSPEASEASVQVWVGSQLFQADRALLVEHCGFFRGLFRSGMREARAAEVRLGVLSPDGFCTALRVLRGERPALEAADELLQAVECAAFLQAPALARFLEHSLTSDNCALLCDAAAAFGLHDVFRSAALFIRDGARELAAELALPEARAYVAALRPSSYVAVSTHAPAPGFLEDASRTMCYLDEEEDAWRTLAALPLEASTLLAGVATLGNKLYIVGGVRGPNKEVVELGFCYDPDGGSWRQFPSPHQPRYDTALVGFDGHLYAIGGEFQRMPMSSVERYDPAAGCWSFVADLPQPAAGVPCAQARGRLFVCLWRPADTTAVVEYTVQGDTWLPVAELRRPQSYGHCMVAHRDSLYVVRNGPKDDFLHCAIDCLNLATGQWTALPGQFVNSKGALFTAVVRGDTVYTVNRMFTLLYAIEDGTWRLLREQAGFPRPGSLQTFLLRLPPGSRGPVASTTPEL from the coding sequence ATGCCGCGGAGCCCGGAGGCCTCGGAGGCCTCGGTGCAGGTGTGGGTGGGCAGCCAGCTCTTCCAGGCCGACCGGGCCCTGCTGGTGGAGCACTGCGGCTTCTTCCGGGGACTCTTCCGCTCCGGCATGCGGGAGGCGCGCGCGGCCGAGGTGCGCCTGGGCGTGCTGAGCCCGGACGGCTTCTGCACCGCGTTGCGGGTGCTGCGGGGCGAGCGGCCGGCGCTGGAGGCCGCCGACGAGCTGCTGCAGGCCGTGGAGTGCGCCGCCTTCCTGCAGGCTCCGGCGCTGGCGCGcttcctggagcacagcctcACGTCGGACAACTGCGCGCTTCTGTGCGACGCCGCCGCCGCCTTCGGCCTGCACGACGTGTTCCGCAGCGCCGCGCTCTTCATCCGCGACGGCGCTCGCGAGCTGGCGGCCGAGCTGGCGCTGCCCGAGGCCCGCGCCTACGTGGCGGCGCTGAGGCCCAGCAGCTACGTGGCCGTGAGCACGCACGCGCCGGCGCCCGGCTTCCTGGAGGACGCGTCGCGCACCATGTGCTACCTGGACGAGGAGGAGGACGCCTGGCGCACGCTGGCCGCGCTGCCCCTGGAGGCCAGCACGCTGCTGGCCGGCGTGGCCACGCTGGGCAACAAGCTGTACATCGTGGGGGGCGTTCGGGGCCCCAACAAGGAGGTGGTGGAGCTGGGCTTCTGCTACGACCCCGACGGCGGCTCCTGGCGCCAGTTCCCCAGCCCGCACCAGCCGCGCTACGACACGGCGCTGGTGGGCTTCGATGGCCACCTCTACGCCATCGGTGGCGAGTTCCAGAGGATGCCCATGAGCTCGGTGGAGCGCTACGACCCAGCTGCGGGCTGCTGGAGCTTCGTGGCCGACCTGCCGCAGCCGGCTGCGGGCGTGCCCTGCGCCCAGGCCCGTGGCCGCCTCTTCGTGTGTCTGTGGCGGCCGGCGGACACCACGGCCGTGGTGGAGTACACAGTACAGGGCGACACGTGGCTGCCCGTGGCCGAGCTGCGGCGTCCGCAGAGCTACGGCCACTGCATGGTGGCCCACCGCGACAGCCTCTACGTGGTGCGCAACGGGCCTAAGGACGACTTCCTGCACTGCGCCATCGACTGCCTCAACCTGGCCACCGGCCAGTGGACAGCGCTGCCCGGCCAGTTCGTCAACAGCAAGGGCGCGCTCTTCACGGCCGTGGTGCGCGGTGACACCGTGTATACGGTCAACCGCATGTTCACGCTGCTCTATGCCATCGAGGACGGCACCTGGCGGCTGCTCAGGGAGCAGGCAGGCTTCCCACGGCCCGGCTCCTTGCAGACCTTTCTCCTGAGGTTGCCTCCTGGTTCCCGGGGTCCTGTGGCATCGACGACGCCGGAACTGTGA
- the UBAP1L gene encoding ubiquitin-associated protein 1-like, with product MNALEGVPFKVPKGFVIGTEPLPGPELSIPDCRELLLGSMHDFSLERRTLFWVEAVVQGPCPVQCDAPEAASAPPAWLLLVSPEQGLVPTPAAAEGSEAGPREQPVVQEEEEETEEEEEEEDQEEEEPSSAREGEPDPCSPQPSSPGSPSPGHHRCSLDVLRGVRSELAGARRRLSEGKLAARPRDLLHRIRHRALSLCPEPAAPLGPVPPLPSAPTPSPGPAPSLPSTPVLPPRPSTAGAMPPLRRHKPTVASLSPHTCLPPPGQAPQPLSAHRLHPDSADLLSALSQEEQDLIGPVVALGYPVHRAIVALQKTGRQSLSQFLSYLSACDRLLRQGYEEGLVEEAMEMFQFSESQAGEFLRLSEQFSDMGFQQDRIKEVLLVHGNRREQALEELVACAQ from the exons ATGAATGCCCTGGAGGGTGTCCCCTTCAAGGTGCCCAAGGGCTTTGTGATAGGCACAGAGCCCCTCCCCGGGCCAGAGCTCAGTATCCCAGACTGCAGGGAGCTTCTGCTGGGTTCTATG CACGACTTCAGCCTGGAGAGAAGGACGCTTTTCTGGGTGGAGGCTGTGGTCCAGGGACCCTGCCCGGTCCAGTGCGATGCCCCAGAGGCAGCTTCCGCCCCTCCCGCCTGGCTCTTGCTGGTCAGCCCCGAACAAGGGCTGGTGCCCACGCCTGCCGCAGCCGAAGGTTCTGAAGCGGGGCCCCGGGAGCAGCCTGtggtgcaggaggaggaggaagagacggaggaggaggaggaggaggaggatcagGAGGAGGAAGAACCCTCCTCTGCCAGGGAGGGAGAGCCGGatccctgcagcccccagcccagctccccgGGGAGCCCCAGCCCGGGCCATCACCGGTGCTCACTGGACGTGCTGCGCGGCGTGAGGTCGGAGCTGGCCGGGGCGCGGAGGCGGCTCTCCGAGGGCAAGTtggccgcccgcccccgcgacctcCTGCACCGCATCCGCCACCGAGCATTGAGCCTCTGTCCCGAACCCGCGGCACCCCTGGGCCCGGTGCCCCCGCTCCCCAGCGCCCCCACGCCGTCCCCAGGTCCCGCACCATCGCTCCCCAGCACCCCAGTGCTGCCCCCGCGGCCCTCCACGGCCGGTGCCATGCCCCCACTGCGGAGACACAAGCCCACGGTCGCG TCCCTCAGCCCGCACACCTGCCTGCCACCTCCTGGGCAGGCGCCGCAGCCTCTCAGTGCCCACAGGTTGCACCCTGATTCTGCTGACCTGCTGTCCGCCCTGAGCCAGGAGGAGCAAGATCTCATCGGGCCAGTGGTCGCCCTGGGGTACCCCGTGCACAGGGCCATCGTGGCTCTGCAGAAGACGGGGCGGCAGAGCCTGAGCCAG TTTCTCAGCTACCTTAGCGCCTGTGACCGGCTGCTGCGACAGGGCTATGAGGAGGGCCTGGTGGAGGAGGCTATGGAGATGTTCCAGTTCTCCGAGAGCCAG GCAGGGGAGTTCTTACGCCTCTCGGAGCAGTTCAGCGACATGGGCTTCCAGCAGGACCGGATCAAGGAGGTGCTGTTGGTCCATGGCAACCGCCGCGAGCAAGCCCTGGAGGAGCTGGTGGCCTGTGCCCAGTGA